A window from Cygnus olor isolate bCygOlo1 chromosome 13, bCygOlo1.pri.v2, whole genome shotgun sequence encodes these proteins:
- the LOC121077512 gene encoding G-protein coupled receptor 12-like yields TATPGGGGGGGDGDGGGGGGGGGGSPAGGGVGGPVSPWDIALCATGTAVAAENALVLAVLFYTPSLRAPTFVLIGSLALADLLAGLGLVGNFAVRYLLRPPSEAAELGAAGLLLAAFSASVCSLLAITVDRYLSLYNALTYHSERTLGFTCATVLLMWALCLGVGLLPLLGWNCLREPSACSVLRPVTKDNAAVLAVAFLLLFALMLQLYLQICKIAFRHAQQIAVQHQFIATAQATSTRKGLSTLSLILGTFALCWIPLAIYSLVADSSYPAVYTYSLALPATCNSLINPIIYAFRNPDIQKSLWLACCGCIPSAFSSRPRTSSDV; encoded by the coding sequence acGGCGAccccgggaggcggcggcggaggaggcgACGGCGacggcggcggaggaggaggaggaggaggggggtcCCCGGCCGGGGGCGGCGTGGGGGGCCCGGTGAGCCCCTGGGACATCGCGCTGTGCGCCACGGGCACGGCGGTGGCGGCGGAGAACGCGCTGGTGCTGGCGGTGCTGTTTTACACGCCCAGCCTGCGGGCTCCCACCTTCGTGCTGATCGGCAGCCTGGCGCTGGCCGACCTGctggccgggctggggctggtgggcaACTTCGCCGTGCGCTACCTGCTGCGGCCCCCCAGCGAGGCGGCGGagctgggggcggcggggctgctgctggccgccTTCTCCGCCTCGGTGTGCAGCCTGCTGGCCATCACGGTGGACCGCTACCTGTCGCTGTACAACGCGCTCACCTACCACAGCGAGCGCACGCTGGGCTTCACCTGCGCCACGGTGCTGCTGATGTGGGCGCTGTGCCTGGGCGTggggctgctgccgctgctgggCTGGAACTGCCTGCGGGAGCCCAGCGCCTGCAGCGTGCTGCGCCCCGTCACCAAGGACAACGCGGCCGTGCTGGCCGTcgccttcctgctgctcttcgCCCTGATGCTGCAGCTCTACCTGCAGATCTGCAAGATCGCCTTCCGGCACGCCCAGCAGATCGCCGTGCAGCACCAGTTCATCGCCACGGCGCAGGCCACCTCCACCCGCAAAGGGCTCTCCACGCTCTCGCTCATCCTCGGCACCTTCGCCCTGTGCTGGATCCCCTTGGCCATCTACTCGCTGGTGGCCGACTCCAGCTACCCCGCCGTCTACACCTACTCCCTGGCGCTGCCCGCCACCTGCAACTCCCTCATCAACCCCATCATCTACGCCTTCCGCAACCCGGACATCCAGAAGTCGCTCTGGCTGGCCTGCTGCGGCTGCATCCCCTCCGCCTTCTCCTCCAGGCCAAGGACATCTAGCGACGTGTGA